Below is a window of Bos indicus isolate NIAB-ARS_2022 breed Sahiwal x Tharparkar chromosome 19, NIAB-ARS_B.indTharparkar_mat_pri_1.0, whole genome shotgun sequence DNA.
TGAGACATCTCCGAAAATACCTGAAAGCATATCAGCGCTGTTTTTCCTACGTCAGGTAATGTCACCACCCACCCCGGGAGGGCTGcgcggggaggtgggggggcccgccctccccgcccccccgcccttCAGGATCCGCGGGGGCCCCCCCTCTCCCCCGCCCTTCAGGATCCTCTGGTCAAACTCGATCTCCTTCTGGGAGGACGTCTCGCCCCTGCCCCACTCCTCTCGGTCACATTCGCCCTAATTCGTTGCACCTTCAGTTTCCCTTTTCCCCTGTCCCACCTACCTGGAATTTCCCAGTCCCAGCAGAAACTGCTGAAGCTCGGGAGTGACCTCACTTCTTTGGAACCAGGAAAGAGCTGAGAatggcaggggtggggcagagagTGGGGACACATCTGAGACCAGGTCGTTCCTCAGGTTCCAGCTACCCCACAAAAATGTATGTGGAGGCAGCACTGACGGCTGGGTTCAGGAGCTGATGCACTGCTTTGACAGTGGAGGTGAGAGCTTCCCCCTCCTCTCCAGGCCCTGTCCCCAGGGCACCTGTGCGTCCACCTTACACCCTTCTTTGCCTCAGCTCTTTCTTCTTCAGTATACTTTGACTTAAGTTCCTCTTTACCATAAACCCTTCACCATCACTTCATGCTTTTTGCCGATACATCCTATCACTGTGCATTTACTTAATGTTGTTCTTGAAATCAAGGCACTATTTTTATGTTCCGGTATTTTGTGGTggaggcttccccggtggctcaggggtagagaatctacctgccagcgGAGGAGATagtgggttctatccttgggttggaaagaccccctgcagaaggaGAGGGcactcttgactgggaaatcccatggacagaggagccttaggggctaaagtccatggagctgcaaaagagtcagacattacttgatgactaaacaacaacaagaacgattttattatggaaatttgaAGACATGTACAAAAGTTGAAAGATTTGTCCAGTGAACATCCATATAACTACCACCTAATTCTATAATGTTTGATTTCTATATTtgatgtattttacatatgtccataataaagcaaatatattttatattttacaatatcGAGTTTAAGGCATTTTaactatatttgctttattgcccACCCATCTGTCTATGCATCCCTCTATCCCTCATTGATCTGCCTAATATCTTTTTGGTATACTTCCAAGTAAGTTGCAGGCTCGACTATACTTTATTCCCAGACATTTCACCATGTATATTATTAAGGAGAGTTCTGTATTTTATTGTTCCTttgaggtaaaattttaaaacaatgaaatgagTAAATAAGTGTATACAGCCACTTTTGAAAAACTTAATGGCAACTTGTCCTAAGCAGGAACACCTGTGAAGTCACAAATTTGATATGCTGGTTGTATTTTACtcctaaaataaatacacaacCATTAAGACACCAAGTGTTCTTCCAGGTACCAGCACttaactgatttcttttactcTTCCTCGCTACTCTGGTCTTTGTTACTAAAATTATCCCTAAGTTACAGCTAAAAGAAATGAACcccagagaggttaggtgacAAGGGGCAAGGTCACAGCTATTTTGTAGCAGAGTCTGGGTTCCAACCCGGGTGTCCTGACTTCTCAGGACATGATTGCCTCAGGGGTTCCATGTTGTAGTTGCTCACTTCCATCTCCCCATATTCTCCCTCTACCCTCCTTTTCTGGGCTTCAGCTGTTCCCTTGGTGTTCTCCTTGACCCGCTACCCTGCCCTCTGTCTAGTTCTTCACCTTGTCACCTCGTAGCCCTGATCCCTCACTTCTTGCTTCTTCAGAATGTGGACATGCTCAACCTAGGGTGGTGGATGCACCTCTTCACAGAACCCAGCTTCCCGAGCCCACAGAAGCGGCACCGTCAGACACAGCCACCACTTCCCAGACGTATCTGCCATCCACCTTGCAGCGTACCCAGCAACCCACCCCTCTGGAAGGAGCActgtccttggacagcaagctcATCCCCACCCATGAAACTACCACTTACACTTCAGGCCACAGTCTGGGGGCAGAGCCTGAGGCTAAGGAGAACCAGAAGCAGCTGAAAGAAAACAGGGGTCCTCAGGCTGGGACATCAGCCACGGTCCCTGTGCTGTCCCTCTTGGCCATCGTTTTCATCCTCGCTGGAGTCCTACTCTACGTGGTGTGCAAGCGGAGGAAGAATCAGCTCCTACAGCATCCCCCAGGTAAACTGGGCTTCTGaacccctcctccagggacccagAGCCTCCCTGGCAGGGATTCTGCCAGCAGCAGCTCCCAGGCAGACCCAGAGACAAATACAGATGATACCTGCACCACTGACCACAGGCGATGAGTGAAGAGTTAGCCCGACtacagagtggggagggagggacgccaTCATAGGCCTGGGGACCAGCCCTCGAAGTCAGGCAGTGCTTGGAGCAACATCAAGATGGCAGCTAGAGCAGACTAGTGGGAGATGAAGCTGTGGAGGAAGGTGGGAGCCATTCATTCAATTCACAGATCTTTActgttgagcacctgctgtgtaccTGGTCTATAGCTAATGTTCTAGACTCTGATTCCCCAGTTTAAGCTGTCACCTCTTGCCCCCCCTGATACCCTGCCCAGCTTCCCTTGATCTCAGAGCTCATCTGTTAATTTCTGTATCTTTTCCAGATCTTGCAGCTTCATTATATACCTGCAGCAGACGAACCAGGGCAGAGAATGGAACCTTGTGAGGGCAGATTGTGATTTATTCAGCATGAATTAATATACTAGAACAATTTTTGGTAGACACTGTACTTATTGGTCAGTGTTTAATTCACAACTAACCAGCTATTGACCTCCCTTagactttttttctgttcttttggattttttctatACCATGATATAAAATTGCTGTTTATGTCTTGTAtaaattccatattttttaactactaaaacttatttttataatttttggctCTTCTTTCTGCAGACATGGGTCTTATGCCCTTGCCCCCTAATCATGCCTGATTCTTGGCTTCAGCTTCTCTGCTGATGGCCACCTGGCATCTTCCCCCTCAACATGTCCTCCCAACCCCTACCAGCCTCCATATCCCATGACCCATATATCTTGCTCTTGTCACTTCACACCACACCAGTGTTCCTCCCTAGCTTCCACCCTCTCTTGCTTTGTGCCCCGACCCCACAGTAAAGGCCTGGGCTTTTCTACCCTCCCTCCTCAGCAGCTGCCATGCAGCCTAGTTTTACTTCCTCAACCCCTTACATCACCATATATGCCCCAATGAGAGTCTGAACTCCTTGTTTtggtgttattatttttattaggaaAACCCTTAgttctcattttgtctttttcagtgAACCAAAAATGTGTCTTCCTTGGTCCAAGTCTGCGGGAAGCCTGGGGCAGAGACATGAGGAAGTGGGTTGGGTGTCTAAGTCTCCATCTCCTGTCTGAGCTTGTCCGTACTCAGTGAAGTGCATGGCAGGAGCAACCTGCTGGAGGAGCCAGGGCACagctgtgcatgggcttagtctcttaagtctcttccTTCCCACCTTCTGCACCCTTGTCCTCATGGCCTCTGACCAGTACGGCAGGTACAGGGCAGCCCACACTCTCCAGATTCTGTTCTGGGGTATATGTGGAGCTCTCCCTCCAAGCTGTTCACCTGCTTGGCCTAGTTCTCCAGCATCTGCTCACAGGTTCGGGCCACCTCACTGAGCTTGAGGCGAGCATAGTCCACTCGCTTCAGGGCCATTTGACAGTCCTTCCTCGAAGAGTAGCTGGAGCCCTCGTGGGGCTGCCCTGTGGCCACCTACAGGAGATTCAGATTTATCAGTGAAGCACCCCTTCCTTCACCCATCTCCCCAACAAGTCATCAGGTCTTTTGCCTCATTTCTTCCCTGAGTTTGAATTTGCTATGCCAGATGGTTAGCTGGACTACCTAGGGCACATCAATGAACTTCTATTAACTTCTATTAACCTCCTTTGTAAAGTGGGGATGACTGTAACTACTTCCTAGAgttgttatgggcttccctcatggctcacatggtaaagaatctgcctgcaatgcaggagacccgggttcaatccctgggtcgggaaaatcccctggagaatggaatggctacccactccagtattcttgcctgggaaattccatggacaaaggagcctggcgggctatagtccacagggtcacaaagagtcggacacgactgagagactaacagtttcacttttcagagtTGTTATAGAATTAGATAATGCAGAATGTCTAGCACACTGTAAAAGTTTAGTAAATGGTGCTTCCTGTTGTAATAACCTCAGAGCCCTTTCAGTCCTGTTCCTTTTCTCGTGAGGTAGCCATCTGGGGCACTATACACTTGAGGTCAGGTCAAATGTCTAAGGGCAAATCCTATAACTTTCCTATTGTTTAGATGCCCTCTCCCAGGACTTTCCCATCCACTGGCTCATGTGATGCAACTCAGTGAAACGGGAAACCTGTCCTGAAAGGGAGGGATGCTGCCAGGATCGACGGGCTTGCTGGGTAGGGCTGATCTTGGTTGGCTCCGGGGACCAAAGCTGTTCCCTGGACTCTTGAAGAATAAGGCTAAGGCAGAGAGCTGGGGTGCGAGCGTAGCAGGTCCCACGACACACACCTGAGTGAGATAGCGGATCTGAGCCGACAGCTCCGCCTCCACGTGCTGCACCGACGCGGTGAAGGCCGCTGCCTGTCGGTCTAAGAGCCTCTCGTTGGTTTTTTCCTTGGACAGTTCCAAGATCACGGTACCTGCCAGAGTGGAGAGCGGGCGGGGCTATCCGGAGACCGCCAGTATAGCCCCGCCCCAGGGCCAGCTCCACCCACCCCTACACCCAGTTAGGATCCCTTCCAACCCCACTTGGTCCGCGCATGTGCAAGCGGTCGCGCTTGCTCTCGCGGTCGCGCTTGCTCTCGCGCCCGTTACCCTTCTCGTCGTCGTATCCCGAACCTGCATTCTGAAGAATGGCTCCAATTTCTCTTTCGATGTCTTCCAGGGCGCGTAGTCGCTCGTTCGCCAGGCTGTAGGTAGCCATCGTTACTCTGGGGTTTTCTTTTGCGAAATACTACCGAAAAACGCCCGGAAGTGACCGTCGGTTTGCGCCTGCGCAGAGGGCGCACCTTAGCCAACACTACAGTTCCCAGGATGCTCAGCGTGGCCTTTCCCCCTCTCGTTTCACCTGGTGAACTACAACTCCCAGGGTCTCCTGCGCATGCTCGCTGCGCGACCCCACCGCGTGACCACCTGTGGTAAGACGGAGTATCGAAAATTTCCCCAGTCTAAGGCCATTCAGACCTGTCCACCTTCACTACACTGTTGTGGTCTGTTTAATTTCTTCTACAAGAATTTCTTGAGCGTCTGCGGGGTGCTGGGTGATGATGGTAGGACCTCTGGGGTATTACAGACTGGACAGCCATGGACCCTCTGTCTGCCTATCCCACTCCGCCACCTATCGGGGCCCGGGGAAAACGACTTGGTGAGTGTGACATTATTCGCCGTAGTGCTTCCCTCTGACCGGGAGCTCCGCTAAAAACGGACTGTCAATATATTATGAGGTGCTTGCTCCTGTCAGCCGTTTCCCTCTCTGATTGCTTATTATGTGGTTGGCTCTGGGGATACAAAGGTGAGTGAGGTGGCCTCTCACGTGAGAGTGGATAGGTGCTTTATTAGGGATACGCCCAGGGTGTATCTCTAGGAACAGAGAAAGGATTCTAGGAGGAAATGTTGCTTGAACTGAATCTGGGGGGTTGACCAGGTGGCTGAGAGGTTGGAGTGGAAAAGGGAAAGCCACAGTAAGTGCGTAGTGCTGTGAGGGGCCGACACATTGTAAGTCCAATAAGTTTGACTGGAATGAACGCAGTGTGGTTTGTGGCTAGGTGTGACTGGAGAGACCGCAGTGGGGAGCCAGACCAGAAAACGGCTTGCAAGCTAAggaatttgaactttattttgaAGGCATTTGGGAGCGGTTGAAAGGTTTTCAAGAAGTGAATTCTGACCAGCTTTATCTTTCAGGAAATATCAATCTTGACAGTTTATGGAAGGTTGAGGATGAAGCCAGTTTGGCCAGGGTTAGCAAGCGAGTGGAGGGTTTTAGTTAAATTTGAGGTATCTAGCATTTAACTTCACTCTTTTTCTAAATCCTAAGAAGATAACAATAAGGGGATTTAAGAAAGGGGTCAAGGAAAGAGAGGAGTTATTAATAATAGCAAAACTTTCAATAGAAACTGGAAAGCAGAAGGTCATATGGTTAACTAAACCAGCAGTGAAGAAAGCTTAGAAGCAACTTGATGTACCCCTAAATCAATGGCATTACAGTACAGCTGggctgtcagtcagttcagtcgctcagtcctgtcaaaCTCTTccaccccatcgactgcagcgtgccaggcctctctgtccatcaccaactcccggggtttactcaaactcatgtctatttagtcagtgatgccatccaaccatctcatcttctgttgtccccttcttctgccttcagtctttcccagtgtcagggtcttttccaatgaatcagttcttcacatcaggtagccaaagtattggagtttcagcttcagcatcagtgcttccaatgaatattcagtactgatttcctttaggatggactggttggatctccttgctatccaagagactctcaagagtcttttctgacaccacagttcaaaagcatcagttctgcactcagctttctttatagtccaactctcacatccatacatgactactggaaaaaccatagctttgactagacagacctttgttggcaaagtaatgtctctgcttttaataagctgtttaggttggtaataccttttcttccaaggagcaagtgtcttttaatttcatggcttcagtcaccatcttcagtgattttggagccccccaaaataaagtctgcgactatatccattgtttccccatttatttgccgtggagtgatgggaccagatgccatgatcttagttttctgaatgttgagttttaagccaactttttcactctccactttcactttcatcaagaggctctttagttcttcttcgctttctgccataagtgtggtgtcatctgcatatctggggttattgatatttctcccagcaatcttgattccagcttgtgcttcttccagtccagcatttctcatgatgtactgtgcatataagttaaataagcagggtgacaatatacagccttgacgtactccttttcctatttggaaccagtctgttgttccatgaccagtttgaactcttgtttcttgacctgcatacagatttttcaggaggcagataaggtggtctgatattcccatctctttaagaattttccacagttcgttgtgaccCACAATAAACTttggctttggcataatcagtaaagcagaaatagatgcttttctggaactctcttgctttttcgatgatccaccagatgttggcaatttgatctctggttcctctgccttttctaaatcaagcttgaacatctggaagttcacggttcatgtattgttgaagcctagcttggagaattttgaacattactttgccaccctgtgagatgagtgcaattgtgcggtagtttgagcattcgttggcattgcctttcttggggattggaatgaaaactgaccttttccagtcctgtgaccactgctgagtttccaaatttgctggcatattgagtgcagcacttttgcagcctcatctttcaggatttgaaatagctcaactggaattccatcacctccactagctttgttcgtagtgatgcttcctaaggcccacttgacttcacattctaggatgtctggctctaggtgagtgatgacaccattatggttatctgggtcatgaagatcttttttgtacagttcttctgtgcattcttgccacctcttcttaatacggtctgcttctgttaggtccatactgtttctgtcctttattgtgcccatctttgcatgaaatgtccccttgggatctctaattttcttgaagagatctctagtttttcccattctattgtattcctctatatttttgccttgatcactgaggaaggctttcttatctctccttgctgttctttggaactctgcattcaaatgggtatatcttttctcctttgcctttctcctctcttcttgtcatagctgtttgtaaggcctcgttagacaaccattttgcctttttgcacttctttttcttggggatggtcttgcttcttgcacaatgtcacaaacctccatccatagttcttcgggcagtctgtatatcagatctaatcccttgaatctatttgtcacttccactatattgtcgtaagggatttgatttaggtcatacctgaatggtctactggttttccatactttcttcaatttaagtctgaatttgtcaataaggcgttcatgatctgagccacagtcagctcccagtcttgtttttgctgactatatagagcttcttcatctttggctgcaacgaatataatcaatctgattttggtattgaccatctggtgatgtccatgtgtagagtcttctcttgtgatgttggaagagggtgtttgctatgaccagtgcgttctcttggcaaaagtctgttagcctttgccctgcttcattctgtactccaaggccaaatttgcccttTACTCCAGgtctctcttgacttcctacttttgcattccagtcccctataatgaaaagacatcttttaggggtgttagttctagaaggtcttgtagttcttcatagaactgttcaacttcagcttcttcagcattattggtcggggcatagacttggattactgtgatattgaatggtttgctttggaaacgaacagagatcattctgttgtttttgagattgcatccaggtactgcattttggactctcttgttgactatgatggctactctatttcttctaagggattcttgcctacagtagtagatataatggtcatctgagttaaattcacccattccagtccattttagctggAATGTAGGTAGTACTAAAATTAGGAGGATTATTTGAAgtaacaaggctgtatattgtcatcctgcttatttaacttatatgcagagtacatcatgagaaacactgggctggaagaagcacaagctggaatcaagattgcccagagaaatatcaataacctcagatatgcagatgacaccacccttatggcagaaagtgaagaggaactaaaaagcctcttgatgaaaatgaaagaggagagtgaaaaagttggcttaaaactcaacattcagaaaactaagatcatggcatctggtcccatcacttcatgggaaatagatggggaaacagtggaaacagtgtcatactttattttttggggctccaaaatcactgcacatggtgattgcagccatgaaattaaaagacacttattccttgaaaggaaagttatgaccaacctagatagcatattcaaaagcagagacattactttgccaacaaaggtctatctagtcaaggctatggcttttccagtggtcatgtatgtatgtgagagttggactataacgaaagctgagcatcaaagaattgatgcttttgaactgtggtgttggagaagactcttgagagtcccttggactgcaaggagatccaaccagtgcattctgaaggagatcagtcctgggtgttctttggaaggactgatgctaaagctgaaactccagtactttggccacctcatgcgaagagttgactctttggaaaagactctgatgctgggagggattgggagcaggaggagaaggggacaacagaggatgagatggctggatggcatcaccgactcgatggacgtgagtttgagtgaactccaggagttggtgatggacagggaggcctggcgtgctacaattcatgggatcgcagagtcggacacgagtgagcgactaaactgaactgaactgaccctgccCCCCATCTCCTCCTTTACTTCATGTGTGTCAGCAACTACTCACCTCCAACTCATCAGATTGCTGGAGGTTTCTTTGTTAGTGATGGAAAACAGAGTCTTTCTCATGGAGGGCACCTGGGTATGATTGTATTGAAGACAGAGATTGAGTGAAAGTTATTTACTGGGTGGTGGTTTCTAGAACTCTGGCAACTAGGCTTATACCTTCCAGGTCAGAGACTGGAAGACTCTTATTTGACTATTCAGAGAAAAGACCTACG
It encodes the following:
- the CXCL16 gene encoding C-X-C motif chemokine 16, which gives rise to MMLGRTSRLLLVLLFIAYATTSGNANEGSKVGSCPCDRTVSSHSPPNENFMRHLRKYLKAYQRCFSYVRFQLPHKNVCGGSTDGWVQELMHCFDSGECGHAQPRVVDAPLHRTQLPEPTEAAPSDTATTSQTYLPSTLQRTQQPTPLEGALSLDSKLIPTHETTTYTSGHSLGAEPEAKENQKQLKENRGPQAGTSATVPVLSLLAIVFILAGVLLYVVCKRRKNQLLQHPPDLAASLYTCSRRTRAENGTL
- the MED11 gene encoding mediator of RNA polymerase II transcription subunit 11 isoform X2, with the protein product MATYSLANERLRALEDIEREIGAILQNAGTVILELSKEKTNERLLDRQAAAFTASVQHVEAELSAQIRYLTQVATGQPHEGSSYSSRKDCQMALKRVDYARLKLSEVARTCEQMLEN
- the MED11 gene encoding mediator of RNA polymerase II transcription subunit 11 isoform X1, with the translated sequence MATYSLANERLRALEDIEREIGAILQNAGSGYDDEKGTVILELSKEKTNERLLDRQAAAFTASVQHVEAELSAQIRYLTQVATGQPHEGSSYSSRKDCQMALKRVDYARLKLSEVARTCEQMLEN